In Nostoc piscinale CENA21, the genomic stretch GCTGGATTGCCGACGCGCGAGAGGATGGTGTAATTCAAATTGCTCAAGCAGAAACGGTGATTACAGGTACGGTTATTGTAAAAATGACCGAAGAAGAAGCAGCCAGGATGCGTGAAGAATTACCTGATGCTGATATCACAGAAGACCGACCAATTGAGTTAATTCAACCCGAAGCCAGCGCAACTGATTTAAAAACAGAAATTTCTCAATCTGATTTATGGCATTTAGCAGCAATTAATTTAGATAATTGCCGTCAAAAAGGTTATGAATACACAGGTCAAGATATCACCATTGCAGTTTTAGATACTGGGGTATATGGCAACCACCCAGCATTAAAGGGAAGAATAACCAAAGCCTTGACCTTTGATGCCCAAAATTCTCAGATACTGCCCATGAATCCTAGTGTTGATACACACAAACATGGTACTCATGTTGCGGGATTAATTTGCGGCAATCAAATTGGTGTTGCTCCCAATACTAATATTTTTAGTGGGGTAATAATTCCTGGTGGTACTGGCAATCTTTCTGATTTTGTTTTGGCGCTGTCTTGGGTAAGCCAACAACCAGAAATTAGCATTGTCAATATATCGGCTGGGTTTATTGGCTATTTACCAGATATGGAAACAGCAATTGAAAGTTTGCTTTTATCTGGCATTTTACCGGTTTGTGCTGTGGGCAATGAAGGCAGAAATCGTACCCGCAGCCCTGGTAACTATCGGGATGTAGTTTCCGTTGGTAGTTCAACTATTGACAAGCGCATTGCTGGCTTTAGTGGCAGTGCTACATTAAATATAGGTTCCCATCAATATCTAGTGCCGAATTTAGTTGCGCCAGGAAAAGATATTTATTCATCAATACCAGGAGATAAATACGAAGCAATTAGCGGTACTTCAATGGCTACACCGATTGTTTCAGGAATTGCTGCCTTAATTTTAGAAGAATATCCAAATATAGAAGTTTTAGATTTGAAAGAAGAATTATTTGCTAGATGTGAAACTTTACAAGCTCCATCAGACCGCCAAGGCTACGGCTTAATTCAAGTACAATTATGAGCAATACTTTTCGGATAAAGGTTGGATCATCCTAGATTCAGATCCCCCCGCCTACGGCGACCCCCTTAAAAAGGGGGTACAAGAAATTTTTTTAGCCCCCCTTTTTAAGGGGGGTTGGGGGGATCTAAAGAAGATTGAAATGTTAACCGAAATTTATTGCAATTATGAGACTAGAACCTCAGCATCTAGAAAAAATCGACGACTTGCTAAAACAAGAGCTAGAAGAAGCCAGAGGCGATGAAGAATTACTGGTGATTATGCGGCTTGAAGGCAAAGATTCACAACCAGAAAATAACTTCGTTCCTAATCTCAAACCCGCAGATTTTCCTAATCGCCAAGCATATCGCCAAGCATTGATTGATCTGCAAAAGCAGCAAGTAAAAAATGCTGTTGGTGAGACAATTAAAGAATTAGAAAGCTTAGGATTGACTATTACTGGCGGTGAAATGAGCGAAACAGTAATAGCAAGAGGAGAAGCTAGGCAAATTTTAAGTAGCTTGGAATTAGCAGCAGTGCGCCGTGCTAGTTTAGATCAAGCTATTGCAATTAACGATGCTAGTAAATATTTAGCCACAATTCTAAGCCAAGTAATTGATACCTCAAACCCACAAATTCCGCCAAAAGTTCTCAAGTCTGCCTCGCAATATTACCAAAATTATTACAAGCGATATGGCAAATTAAGAGTTTTGGGAATGAAACAGTTCGTACCCTTGGATTATATTTATACAGCTGTTCAATTTCTCAGCGATAAGGAAATAGCTAATTCATTATCGCTCCAGGATTTAGAAGCAGTTTTTAGAACAGCTAAAAGGGGAAGAATTAGCTCAGAGAACACTGCGAGAAAAGAAGGTATAGAAGTTGCTAATCAAAATCAATACTTAATGGTGTTAGGTGCGCCTGGAAGTGGTAAATCCACATTTTTACGCAAGATGGGATTAGAAACACTCAGAGGAAAACAAGGTAAATTGAAATATGAATGCCTTCCTGTCTTGATTGAATTGAAAAGATTAAGTGGCGATAAGATTAATATTGAGAAATTAGTGTATCAAGAGTTTAACTGTTGTGATTTTGTTGCAAACGAAGTTTTAACCAAAAAGCTTTTAGAGGCAGGAAAATTACTAATCTTATTTGATGGATTAGATGAAGTACCGACTAAAAACTTGAATGCAGCCGTTGCACAAATACAAGCTTTTGTTAATCAATATCAAAAAAATCGTTTTATTGTTTCTTGTCGCACTGCTGCTTATCATCAACAATTTAAAAAATTTGAAAATGTCGAGATTGCTGAATTTACAGATGAACAAATAAAACAATTTATACATAATTGGTTTCAGACAGAAGAAGATATTAAAGCTGATACTGCGAGGCAATGTTGGGAATTACTGCAAGAAAATGAGGCTGCCAAAGAATTAGGGAGAACTCCTCTATTGCTGACTTTTATATGCCTTTACTACGATGAATATCACAGTTTTACTAACAATCGCAGCGAATTATATAAAAAAGCTTTAGATATTTTATTAGATAAATGGTTGGCTGAAAAAAGAGTCAAACGTGACCCGGTTTTTAAGGATTTTACCATTGAGATCGAAGAAAGCTTGCTAGCAGAAATAGCTTATCGCGGATTTGAAAAAAATCGGCTATTTTTTACCAAAGATAAGCTAATAAAACAAATTCAAAATAATTTAAACAAAAATGAAAACGCACCTAAAACTCTAAACAGAGAAGCAGTTTTAAAAGCAATTCAAATAGAACAAGGGATTTTAGTGGAAAGGGTACGAGATGCCTATGCGTTTTCTCATTTGACGCTGCAAGAGTATTTAACTGCTAAATATATTTGCGACTGGCAATTAATTGATGAGTTAGTTAGTCATCATTTAATAGATATAACTTGGAAAGAGGTATTTTTATTAATATCAGGTTTGCTGCGTCCCAATGCGGATAAGCTATTGCTGCAAATGGAAAAAGCAGCACAAAAATACATTAACACGCCGAAGTTAAAAGCTCTACTAAAATGGGCAGAGCAAGAAACAACCGGATCACTAGGAGGTATAAAACCTGTCGGTAAAAGAGCGATCGCCTATGCCATCGCCTACGCCTACGCCTACGCCATCACAAACTTCTACGCCGACACAAACGCCTACGCCATCGCTATCGCTAACGCCTACGGCAAAGCCAACACAAACGCCTACGCCATCGCTAACGCCAAAGCCATTGCCAACGCCATCGCCATTGCCAACGCCAACGCCAACGCCAAAGACATCGCTAACGCCATCGCCATTGCTCAATCTATCGAAGCTACCCGCGCTCTTGAAAAATTACAAATCTTCAATAACTTACACTTTACTAATTTAATAAAGCAACTACAAGATTTAAAGGCAGCTATTCCTGATAATAATCAATTATTAACTGTAAAGCGTAAATTCGCCAAAACAATCCGACAAACCTTGCTCAAAGCCTTTAATTTAAATTTAAAAATGGTGAGTTTATCTACAAAAGAATTAGAAGCTTGGGACAACTATCTATATGCCAACTATTTAATCTTGCAGTGCAAACAAGCCGCAGTGATAGTATCGCCTCAAACTTGGGCAGAAATAGAAGATAGAATGCTACGCTTTATTGACTAGGTGTAGCGACTGTCTTGAAAGTCAAGCGATCGCCAGCACTTCGTAATTTATAGCCGACAAAAATGTTGACGCAAATAAATTGCGAATCGCTACGTACCTACCCTTAAACAACGTCTAACGGCGAACGATCAGCCAGCTATGTAACGAAAAATACTTAGACAGACATGACATAACACAAGTCTGTTATTCTTAACGTGAATGTGGAAGTTGCTACACCTTGCGCGTAACACGGAAACGCAAAAGCGGAAGCTCTTACATCTTGCGCGTAACACGGAAACGCGAAAGAGGAAGCTCTTACACCTTGCGCGTAACACGGAAATGCGAAAGCGGAAGCTCTTACACAGAAAGCAGAAGCTCTTACACCTTGCGCGTAACACGGAAATGCGAAAGCAGAAGCTCTTACACAGAAAGCAGAAACTGTTACTGTGTTAAAAATTAGAGTTTGTGCGATCGCCATCTTGTCACCACACATTATCGAAACCTGTGCAGGCAAGTTTTTTAGATTAAAGTGGAGCTAGAGCGTGTTTTCAAACTATTCATTTAGCTTTTTAATTTTTTAGATCCCCCTAAATCCCCCTTAAAAAGGGGGACTTTAAGATGTCTCTTAGCCCCCTTTTTTAAGGGGGGTTGGGGGGATCAGAGAGTTTGAAAACAGCCCCTAGGAGCGATTAAACTCTAAAAATTAATCGCACTCAAATCTGGTTCAGTCAAAGAATTTAAAAACGTCCACAACTGCAAATCGGTAAAATCTGGAATTGCCATAAACGCGCCGACTGTTTGCAGATTTTGTGGATCGTGGGTGGAGGCGATACCAATGGTAGGAATACCAGCCGCAACAGCCGCACGAATACCAGAAGGTGAATCTTCTAAAGCAATGGCTTTCTCCGGGTTAATCTGTAATTTGTTTAAAGCCACTTGATAAGGTGTAGGATCAGGTTTACCTGCGGTGCAATCCTCTGCCAAAACCACTGTATGAAAAGCTTCTTTAATTCCTAAAACCTCAAGCACAAATTCTACATTCAACCGAGGGGCGTTGGTAACTAATGCCCGTTTTAGCTGATGTGTCTCTGTCCAAGCTAGGAGTTCAGTAAATCCACTCAACGGTTGCAGATGGGAAGCTAGTTCACGAAACAGTGCTTCTTTATCGTCGGCAAATTTCTGCCCTTCTGCTGGTAATAATTGCGGCAAGATATCTTTGACAATTTCTGGATTCAAGCGGCCACTAATCCGAGATTTGTAGAATTTTTCATCTATTTCAATGTTGTAGTCTGCCAACATTTGCTGCCAAGCTTGGTAATGTATCGGATCAGTATTGACAATAGTGCCGTCCAAGTCAAAGAGAACTGCTGCCAGCATAATTCTTTAAGTGTAAATAAATATTAACTTTACTTTACACAGTTTACCTTAAGAAGTGTGAAGTATGAAAAGAAGAAGTTCATATAATTAAATAGGGTGGCGCACTGCGGAGATGATGTTTTAACCGTTATCTTGTTGGTAGGTGGTAGTGCGTTACAGCAAATTTCTACTTTGTCTCACGCTCAAATCCTACATTGCTAATAAACTTCAGACTTCACACTTCATACTTCAAAATGGTTGCTGCCAAAAACTTTTTTTCGTGTTGATGATTTACAAGTGCAAGTTTACAATTCTGAAGCTGAAATGGCTGAGAATGTTGCACAAATTACCAGGAAATATTTAAAGGATATTTTAGAAAAACAGGGTAAAGCTGCTGTTTTGTTAGCAACAGGGAATTCCCAACTCAAATTTTTAGATGCGTTAATTCAGTTGGGTGGTGTAGATTGGTCAAAAATTACTTTATTTCACTTAGATGAATATTTAGGAATTACGGCTGATCATCCCGCGAGTTTTCGACGTTATCTGCGAGAACGGGTAGAAAATAAACTGACTCCGCAGGAATTTCATTATATAGAAGGTGATACATTAGAGCCTGTGGCTGAATGTGATCGCTACACGCAATTACTCCAAGCACAGCCAATAGATTTATGTTGCTTAGGTATTGGCGAAAATGGACACTTAGCTTTTAATGATCCTGATGTGGCTAATTTTCATGATCCTTATAGTGTCAAGTTGGTGAAATTAGATATAGTCAATCGCCAACAACAAGTAAATACTGGTCATTTCCCCAATATTGACAGTGTGCCACAGTATGCTTTTACTGTCACACTGCCATTAATTTGTACAGCCAAAAAAAATTATCTGCCTAGCACCAGAAAAAACGCAAAGCCCAGATAGTAAAACAGATGTTACAACAAATAATCAGTACCGATTGTCCAGCATCAATTCTCCGCCGTCAATCACAGGCAACTTTATTTTTAGATGTCAATTCTGCTAGTTTATTGGATTAAAAATGCTAGATGTAATCACCAGCATTACTCGCTATTTTCTAGCTTAATCCTAGACAAGCAAGCCTCAAGATAAGGGCAATCTTCACATTTGATTTCTTCGCCAGGATTAGCACAGCCACAAAGAGGTGAAATCAAGCATTCGGTTAGTTGTTTAGGTGTGGAAGAGGGTTTTAATATTATCTCAGCAGCCGCTTCTTGGAGGCAGAAAATTACATCCTGCATCATATATATGGAACCTTTGGTCATCTAGATAAACTAATTATTCATTCGTGATTTTTACAAAATTGATATTGAATTTTGGGTTTTGATTATTGTATTTTACCGAAACAGTGATAAGTGATGAGTAAGAAGTAAAATTAATTACACTCAGGACATAGGGTTTAAAGCCCTAATTTCAATCCCCTAACTTTAGTTATAGGGTTTCACTCAGCACTCAGCACTTTCAACTCAGCACTCCTGAACTGATAAGTTTCAGTTGACCACTTTACCCATGCTGAAACTTGATCCTCAAAAACAAACTCTCGTCTTCGAGAATTAACAGTCTCAGCTACTAATACTCTAAGAGTTACGGTTTGCATATTATGATTCATAGTTTGCCGTCCGTAACCAATCACTTTTCCTAGATGACCCGTTTGTTGATTCAGCACATAATCACCAATGGTGAACATAGTGGCACTTTCAACGTCTACAACTAGATGAGTTTTTTAAATTCTCTATAAATAATTAAATGAAAACCTCATACTTATAGGATGATTTACTTTACCCTATTTTCATATATTCTCTAACTATCGATAGATGTAATCTGATTTTAGCCGTAATGCACCAAAAGCTTTACGATAATGATAATTTTTAACACTGAGCTACTTAGTGGCTTTCTATTATTTGAGATAAGTTTTGAATAATAATAAAACCCGATTTAGTCAGAAAAATCGGGTTTTTTGTATTTTGTTATTAAATATTCAGCCTCATCTGTTTAATGCTAACTCTTTTTTTTGTTTCATAATTGATAAATACTCATTACGAGTTCCATCTACACGGTAGTGGTCGCAGATGCGACAGAGTTTGAGCAAATCCAATCGACTAAATACTTTTTGGCGTTCAATTCCGTTATCGTTTCGCCAGCGCCAAAAAGTTGTTCGGTCAATGCGGCGATCGCTCTCAGGCCATCTTCTGCGAGATAAAAAATTTACCAGTTCTTCTTCGTAAAACAAGTAGCCCTTTGGTAACTTCAAGAGTTCTTCTCTTAAATCATTTAGCGGTATGAGTGGATCTAGCTCAGATAGTCTCATGCCAGCAAGCCCTTATAGTTTCTTGTACATTCAATTACACAGAACACTTTTGCAACACGGTTTTATCACTTTCTGTTGAATTGAAATACTGCAAAGTTAAGTTTTAATAGAGTACTAAGATAGTAGGGTGAACATGATAGATTTATTCTCCCTACTACTTTTTTTACCTACTTTTCTCAACAAACAGTACAAATTTACGTGATTTAATCAAACACAATAAACTGATTAATACTTAATTGCAATCCTCATGCAACAAATTTAATATCATATTCAGCTATTTTAAATAATTCTCAAAATCTACTTTTAGATAGATGTATAGTTCTTATTATATAAACATAGTAGCGATCGCCTTATGTTTACTGATAATGATGCGATTAGTAACACTGTAATAGGCGATCGCAGAACTTACACTACATTTACCCAAAAATCTGCTGTACCAACTTTACCACGACGCTGGAACTGCATCCACAGTTTATATGTTCCAGGCTGAGGAAAGTTAGTGACGAATTTTATTTGTCCATCTGCACTATTTTTGAGAGCATGAGCATGGATATAATCATTAACTGTCAAGGGTGATGAACTTTTCACAATTACTAAATGACCTCTTTCACCTAAATAAGTCTCTAAATCTTTAATTGGCTGATTATTTGCCGCATCTTTGATATCAAAATTTAAAGTAACTTCCTTACCAGCCTGGATATTTTGATTTGCAACATCAAGATTAACTTTAGTATTAGATATAACTTTAGTTTTTTCAAACTTTTCTAAACTTTTTGGTAAGGGAATTGAACCGGGAATTTTAACTTGCATTAATGATAATGCCTCATTTTGTCCAGAGGGTTTATAGTCACTAAACAAACTATAGTTACCAGGAGTGGAGAAATTTGCACTCACTTCAAAACGTCCATTACCTTTGTAAGTGGGATGAATATGATCATAAGTGGCTAAATCTTCGCGCACGATAATTAAGTGCATCAGTTTTTCTTGGAAAGTATCAAACTTGTCTATAGATTTACCGACAGTATCTTGAACATTAATCACTAAATTAACAGGCTGATTTGGTAACAAATTTTTTGGCGTAGTTAGTTTTGCTTGGGTAGTAATGTTTGTTTTAGCTTCATCACCAGGATGTTCCATTGAGTGTCCCTGATGTTGACTCGACATATTATCCTGATGATCAGTATGTTGTGATTCACCACCAGATACCTGCGTTTTGTCAGATTTTGTGACTGATGAGCAACTAGGTGCTATCCATAGGCTAGATAATACGATAATTCCAGTCCAAAAACGCTTCATTTTGTTCTTATCCTCCAATTTAACTGAGCATTTCTCTGAAAATGTGACTTAACTGCTCCTAAGATAACTAATCAAGACAAAAGTTATCAAAACTAAGTTATATTTGTTATACAATATAAACTTAATTTCAGAAAATTTACGGTAACAAGCAACTGCCTTTTGAGATAAGTTGATGTCAATCAATATTTATTACATTACTTAGTTAAAAAGCTGATTCTTATGCAGTATGAAGGATATAAGTACTTTAGGAGTGGCTACACACTGAGAAGTGAGAAAACTCTTCTACAACCATGACCCTCCGGTAAAGACTTTTACAATTAACAGGTTTTGAGGATGGCGTTTTTAGATAATTTTTTTTTTCCTAACCAGTTTATTCCCCACGGACATTGCTATCTCTGGAAGCCGGGATTAGTCTGGTTGCACGTTGTTTCCGACTCACTAACTGCAATAGCTTATTATTCAATTCCATTCATGCTGGTGTATTTTGTCAGCAAACGCAAAGATTTGCCGTTTGACTGGATATTTTTAATGTTTGGTGCATTTATCATTGCTTGCGGTACAACTCATGTCATGGATGTTTGGACACTTTGGTATCCAACTTATTGGTTATCAGGGTTGATTAAAGCCATTACAGCTTTGATTTCAGTCACTACAGCGGTACAACTTGTGCCATTAATACCTCAAGCATTAGCTTTACCTAGCCATGCACAACTAGAAGCTGCAAACTCTCAACTAGCCACAGAAATTGCTGAACGCAAACGTACAGAAGAAGTACTCAGAGAAAGTGAAGAACGTTGGCAATTAGCTTTGCGTGGCAATAATGATGGGATTTGGGATTGGAATATCAAAACAAATCAAGTTTTTTTCTCTTCTCGTTGGAAAGAAATGCTTGGTTATGAAGACGATGAAATTAAAAATCATCTGCAAGAAATTTGGACAAGAATTCACCCAGATGATTTAGATGCTGTAGTCAAAGCTGTTCAAGATCATTTTGCAAAATTCACACCATTTTACGCTAAAGAATTTCGGGTGCTTTGTAAAGATGGGAAGTATAAATGGATATTAGATCGGGGTCAAGCCTTGTGGGATGAAAATAATAATGTCATCCGTATGGTAGGGTCGCATACAGATATTACTGAACGTAAGCAAGCCGAAGAAACTTTAAGTAAAATACTCGCACAACTAGAAACTAAAGTAGAAGAACGCACAGCAGAGTTAAAAAAAAATCAACCAATCATTAGAGGCAGAAATTACTAAACGTAAACAAACAGAAAAGGCATTAAGAGATAGTGAAGAGCGATTTCGGACGGCATTTCATCAAGCAGCAGTGGGAATTGCCCATGTAGGTTTAGATGGCAGATGGTTATTAGTTAACCAAAGGCTTTGCGATATTGTTGGTTACACAGCCGAGGAATTAGAGTTACGCACCTTTCAGGAAATTACTCACCCAGATGATTTAAATGAATCTTTAAAATATGTTGATGAAATATTACTAGGTAATATTCAGACATATTCAATCGAAAAACGTTATTTTCGCAAAGATGGTACTGTCATCTGGATTAACTTGACTGTTTCGTTAACATACCATACTTCGGGAGAACCAAAGTATTTTATTGCTGTGATTGAAGATATTAGCGATCGCAAACAATCTCAAGCACAAATTCAAGCATCATTACTCGAAAAAGAAGTCTTGCTCAAAGAAATTTACCACAGAGTCAAAAATAATTTACAAGTAATTTCTAGTCTGCTAAATTTGCAATCTGATTATATTCAAGACCAAGAAGATATGTATGTCTTTCAAAAAAGTCAGCAGCGAATCGAATCAATGGCCTTGGTACATGAAAAAATGTATCAATCTCCTGACTTAGCTCGCATTGATTTTAGTGAATATCTTCAAGATTTAGTTGCAAGTTTATTTAGCACTTATGGAATTAATGCAGGTGCAGTTTCTTTAAGATTTAATGTTGAAAATCAAGTTTTACTCGGTTTAGATTTGGCGATTCCCTGTGGGTTAATTGTACATGAATTAGTATCTAATTCTTTAAAATACGGTTTCCCTAATGGGAGAGCTGGAGAAATTTATGTAGGAATTAGAGAAGATTTAGACCAGCAATTTACTATCTTTGTTAGCGATAATGGTGTTGGCTTACCACCTAATTTTAATTTTCAAAATACAGCCTCTTTAGGTTGGCAGTTGGTTGAAGCATTAACTCAACAAATCTCAGGAAGCATTAAGATTAACAGTCATGCTGGTGTAGAGTTTCAAATAACATTTCCCTTAATTTAAATTAAAAGAAATACTATTTAAGCAGGAGGATTCAGAAAAAAAATCTAATTACATATAATTGTTTTTTCGATATTTAATTTGTCTATGATAGGTAATTGATTTTATAATACAAATACATGACAGACGCGAATATTTTAGTTGTTGAAGACGAATCTATTGTTGCTAAGGATTTACAAAATAGACTGAAAAAATTTGGCTATACAGTTGCTGCGATTGCTTCTTCTGGACAAGAAGCAATTAATAAAGCTATGGAATTTAGTCCTGACTTAGTACTTATGGATATCCGTTTAAAAGGGCAAATGGATGGCATACAAGCAGCAGCAGAAATTCATAAATATTTAGATATACCGATAATTTATTTAACTGCTTATGCAGATGAAGATACATTGGAGAGAGCTAAAATAACCGAACCATTTGGTTATTTACTCAAACCTTTTAAAGAGAGAGAACTAAAAACTAATATTGAAATTGTGCTGACGAAGCATAAATTAGAACAACAATTGAAAACTAACCAACAATGGTTGACGACATTACTCAATAGTATTAGTGATGGGGTCATATCTAGCGATCGCAATCAACTGATCACCTTTATGAATCCGGTAGCAGAACAGTTGACAGGGTGGACACAGGCAGAAGCGATCACCAAAAATATAGCAGAAGTATTTAAAATTATTGATATCAATACTAGAGAACCTTTAGAAAATCCCATTAAAGTAGTTTTAGAATCAGAGGCGCTCGCACCTTTTTCAACCACAACTATTTTAATTGCTCAAAACGGTACAGAAACACCAATAGACACCAGTGCAGCACCCATCAAAGACGACAAAAATAATCTCGTAGGTGCGGTGTTAGTGTTTCGGGATGTGACAGAAAGACTACAAGCAATGGCAGCGCGACAAAAGCAAATACAGCAAGAGCAACTTGTCGCCCAATGGGAGCAACTCAATCAATTTAAAAATGACTTTTTAAATTTAGTTTCCCACGAATTGCGATCGCCACTTTATCACATGAAAAGCATGATTCAAATGTTGCAGATATCAACGGCTGTTCAACAACAGCATTACTTTCTGAACATTTTAGAAGCAGAGTGCGATCGAGAAATGGCACTAATTAACGACTTATTAGAGTTACAACGCCTGGAAAATTCATCAAATCTACTGCTGGCTCCTGATTTATTAGTTCTACAACAGTGGCTACCTTGGCTCATCGAGCCATTTCAAATTCGCACTCAAGAACATCAACAAACCTTGCAACTCAATCTACCGGAAAATTTACCCGCATTATTTTCTGACCGTCCTAGCTTAGAACGCATTTTAGTAGAATTGCTAAATAATGCTTGTAAATATACACCTGCTGACGGTGAAATTGTATTGAGTGTCAGCCACGAAACTGCTGAAATTCCCGCCAAAATAATTTTTACCATCAGTAACTCAGCAGAAATTCCCGTTGATGAATTACCCAGAATTTTTGAAAAATTTTACCGCTTCCCTGATGCAGACATTTGGAACCAAGGTGGTACAGGTTTGGGTTTAGCAATTGTGCAGAAGTTAGTCACACAACTGCAAGGTAGCATCCAAGTCACCAGCCATCAGGGATGGACAACCTTTACTTTAACATTGAGTGATTTAGAAATAAGTTAATTATTTAAACATAAAATCCCCACCATTGAATGGTGGGGAGTATGTCAAATCTATAGCGGTTCTCGGTTGGATGAGGTACATTTCAACCCCACCCCCAACCCCTCCCCGCGTGCGGGGAGGGGAGCGTTTGCGTTAGCAAATGGGGGGTGGGGTTCCGACTGTATTACAAGCAAGTAAGAACCGCTATAATTTCAACCAATTATCTTCTTGCGACAGTCCTGTACTAATTACGCTGAAGCAGTCAAATTAATCTTGACAATGAAATCATTGAAATCATTGTCACCGCCACCAACCAAATCCTCAAAGCCGAAGGTATTATCACCTAATATCCGCACATGCTGAGTTTTGTCAGAGTTGGCACCTAAAAACGTAAAGAATACAGTTGGATCATTGCTGGTATTGCTATCTAACAAAGCATCAACACCACCGTTGACAATTAAGAACGGCACATAGATGCCACCACCTGCAAAGTTACCATTATGATTACCTTGACCTTGATTAGCCACCGATAAACCAATACCTGTCACCCGTTGGTTAATGGCGGCTTGCAGATAACCAGCGTCTCCAACAAGAACGTCGGCTGTACCATCACCATTGGTATCAATACCACCGCTTTCATCAACAACTTTATAAAAGCCGACATAGTTGTTGTATGATGCTTCGCGGTAAACGCTAAAATTACCAGCAATTAGGCTATCACTGCTATATTCGCGCAAATCAATCGCTTCACCTTCTGATTTTCCTTGTAAACCGATACCGATGGCTAAATCTTCATTGGTTTCTTGGACACTGATTTGCAAGTCGTCAAATAAAGAATTGCCGCGTGAACCATCTTTCCAACCGATGGAGAAGCCACCTGTACTTAACGAAGTGATTTGCTGGGTGGTAGTGCTGGAGAAGATGATGCTACCTTGAGATTTCAAGTAAAAGCGTAGTTGTGTACCACCGTTAAATTCTAGAATACGGCTGAGGTTTTCGGGGCTAAAGCCTGTGGGGTTGTTGACTAGAACTGAGAAGATAGTTTTGGCGCGGGCGAGGGCTTTTTCTTGATAACCTGCTGCGCCTGGTGCAACGCCATCGATTTTTCCTTCGCTGTCATCAACGTTGAAGACACCGAGTTCATTGAG encodes the following:
- a CDS encoding hybrid sensor histidine kinase/response regulator, whose amino-acid sequence is MTDANILVVEDESIVAKDLQNRLKKFGYTVAAIASSGQEAINKAMEFSPDLVLMDIRLKGQMDGIQAAAEIHKYLDIPIIYLTAYADEDTLERAKITEPFGYLLKPFKERELKTNIEIVLTKHKLEQQLKTNQQWLTTLLNSISDGVISSDRNQLITFMNPVAEQLTGWTQAEAITKNIAEVFKIIDINTREPLENPIKVVLESEALAPFSTTTILIAQNGTETPIDTSAAPIKDDKNNLVGAVLVFRDVTERLQAMAARQKQIQQEQLVAQWEQLNQFKNDFLNLVSHELRSPLYHMKSMIQMLQISTAVQQQHYFLNILEAECDREMALINDLLELQRLENSSNLLLAPDLLVLQQWLPWLIEPFQIRTQEHQQTLQLNLPENLPALFSDRPSLERILVELLNNACKYTPADGEIVLSVSHETAEIPAKIIFTISNSAEIPVDELPRIFEKFYRFPDADIWNQGGTGLGLAIVQKLVTQLQGSIQVTSHQGWTTFTLTLSDLEIS